From a region of the Longimicrobium sp. genome:
- a CDS encoding MazG nucleotide pyrophosphohydrolase domain-containing protein, giving the protein MNPSQAENPPPGPHSGGTLDRALALAAFLRARCPWDAAQTPLSLQPYLLEEAHEAARAIAAGDAASLRDELGDLLLNVAFQVVMAEEAGAFGRDDVVRAVEQKMRRRHPHLYGGEREEWAAIKARERAGRGDPDSIL; this is encoded by the coding sequence GTGAACCCGTCGCAAGCCGAAAACCCGCCTCCCGGGCCGCACTCCGGCGGCACGCTGGACCGCGCCCTGGCGCTGGCCGCGTTCCTCCGCGCCCGCTGCCCGTGGGACGCGGCGCAGACGCCGCTCTCGCTGCAGCCCTACCTGCTCGAGGAAGCGCACGAGGCCGCCCGCGCCATCGCGGCCGGCGACGCCGCCTCGCTGCGTGACGAGCTGGGCGACCTGCTGCTGAACGTGGCCTTCCAGGTCGTGATGGCGGAGGAGGCGGGCGCCTTCGGCCGCGACGACGTGGTGCGCGCCGTCGAGCAAAAGATGCGCCGGAGGCACCCGCACCTCTACGGCGGCGAGCGGGAAGAGTGGGCGGCCATCAAGGCGCGCGAGCGGGCCGGGCGCGGAGATCCGGACTCGATCCT
- the alr gene encoding alanine racemase, with protein sequence MSDPSTAVSRAWVEVDLGALGENLRQVRNAAPGAGVVPMLKADAYGLGAAQVLRAVLAEFAPDGPWAIGVAAVSEGEALRALGWAGRVLVCAPVAPGEERRAALAGLTLSISALDALDRWAAAARDTGRSVSFHTEIDTGMGRAGLPAGAAGEWGPAVAERSGDLIAWEGCFTHFHSADEPDLGPTEAQVRLFRAALAELPPEPEGAPRRVVHCANSAAALRRGGFGMDLVRPGIFLYGGQAGVETHPAPVASVRARVVRVADAPPGATVGYGATYRSRGPERWATLAIGYGDGLRRALATAGGEALLHGRRVPVIGRISMDVTVVDVTGVPGVSAGDVATLVGRDGDDEIRVDEVAARVGTISYEILTGLGPRLPRVYRDGPGPKP encoded by the coding sequence GTGTCCGATCCGTCAACCGCGGTTTCGAGGGCCTGGGTCGAGGTGGACCTGGGCGCGCTGGGGGAGAACCTGCGCCAGGTGCGGAACGCCGCGCCCGGCGCGGGCGTCGTTCCCATGCTGAAGGCCGACGCCTACGGCCTGGGCGCCGCGCAGGTGCTCCGCGCCGTCCTGGCCGAATTCGCGCCCGACGGCCCCTGGGCCATCGGCGTGGCCGCCGTCAGCGAAGGCGAGGCGCTCCGCGCGCTGGGGTGGGCGGGGCGCGTGCTGGTCTGCGCCCCCGTGGCCCCCGGCGAGGAGCGGCGCGCGGCGCTGGCCGGCCTCACCCTTTCCATCTCCGCGCTCGACGCGCTGGACCGCTGGGCCGCGGCGGCGCGCGACACCGGCCGGAGCGTGAGCTTCCACACCGAGATCGACACGGGGATGGGGCGCGCGGGGCTCCCCGCCGGCGCCGCGGGCGAATGGGGCCCCGCGGTCGCGGAGCGGTCGGGGGATCTTATCGCATGGGAAGGGTGTTTTACGCACTTCCATTCCGCGGACGAGCCGGACCTGGGCCCCACCGAGGCCCAGGTCCGCCTGTTCCGGGCGGCGCTGGCGGAGCTTCCGCCGGAGCCGGAAGGCGCGCCCCGGAGGGTGGTCCACTGCGCCAACAGCGCGGCGGCGCTCCGCCGGGGCGGGTTCGGGATGGACCTGGTGCGCCCGGGGATCTTCCTCTACGGCGGCCAGGCCGGGGTGGAGACGCATCCGGCGCCCGTCGCCTCTGTCCGCGCCCGCGTGGTGCGGGTGGCCGACGCGCCGCCGGGGGCCACGGTGGGCTACGGCGCCACGTACCGCTCGCGTGGGCCGGAGCGCTGGGCCACGCTGGCCATCGGCTACGGCGACGGGCTCCGGCGCGCGCTGGCCACCGCGGGCGGTGAGGCGCTGCTCCACGGGCGCCGCGTGCCGGTGATCGGCCGCATCTCGATGGACGTGACCGTGGTCGACGTGACCGGCGTCCCCGGGGTTTCCGCCGGCGACGTGGCGACGCTGGTCGGCCGCGATGGAGACGACGAGATCCGGGTGGACGAGGTGGCCGCCCGTGTGGGCACCATCAGCTACGAGATCCTGACCGGGCTGGGCCCGCGCCTGCCGCGCGTGTACCGCGACGGGCCCGGGCCAAAACCTTAG